In one window of Acidobacteriota bacterium DNA:
- a CDS encoding efflux RND transporter periplasmic adaptor subunit, whose translation MNRRLRVLLPLLILLLGGIAATVIARSKPQVERVESAVPPPLVRTATAEPLAARLDVSSQGTVAPRTETVLIAQVAGRIEWVSPAFADGGFFSRGQTLLRLEASDYELAVAQAEAAVAQAASRLELETAEAEVARQEWEELGSGEANALVLRQPQLAEARANVEAAKASLSKARLDLERTRISAPFTGRLRSKQADLGQFVAPGTPLASAFGTDYAEIRLPVSQQELGFLDLPLGEPSGEAGPEVTLRGQFGGQIATWPARVVRTAGSVDQRSRMLDLIARVDDPFRRRPGASGPPLPMGLFVDAEIAGREVEEVFVLPRGALREGQQVLVLDQDQRLRFRTVEVLRTKGEEVFVSGGLEAGEEICVSPIVAVVDGMEVRTDSTSGEPS comes from the coding sequence ATGAACCGACGTCTGCGTGTCCTCTTACCCCTCTTGATCCTCCTGCTCGGTGGCATCGCCGCCACCGTCATCGCCCGTTCCAAGCCGCAGGTCGAAAGAGTCGAGTCGGCGGTGCCCCCACCGCTGGTGCGGACCGCCACCGCCGAACCGCTGGCGGCCCGCCTCGACGTCTCTTCCCAGGGCACCGTCGCACCGCGCACCGAGACCGTCCTGATCGCCCAGGTCGCCGGTCGTATCGAGTGGGTCTCGCCGGCCTTCGCCGATGGCGGCTTCTTCTCCCGCGGCCAGACCCTGCTGCGCCTCGAGGCGAGCGACTACGAGCTCGCCGTCGCCCAGGCCGAGGCCGCCGTCGCCCAGGCCGCCTCGCGCCTCGAGCTCGAGACCGCCGAAGCGGAAGTAGCGCGCCAGGAATGGGAGGAGCTCGGCAGCGGCGAAGCCAACGCCCTGGTGCTCCGCCAGCCGCAGCTCGCCGAGGCGCGGGCCAACGTCGAGGCCGCCAAGGCGAGCCTGAGCAAGGCCCGCCTCGACCTCGAGCGCACCCGCATCAGCGCTCCCTTCACCGGTCGCCTGCGCAGCAAGCAGGCGGACCTCGGCCAGTTCGTCGCGCCGGGCACGCCGCTGGCCAGCGCCTTCGGTACCGACTATGCCGAAATCCGCTTGCCGGTGTCGCAGCAGGAGCTCGGATTCCTCGATCTGCCCCTCGGCGAGCCCTCCGGCGAGGCCGGCCCGGAGGTCACCCTGCGCGGCCAGTTCGGCGGCCAGATCGCCACCTGGCCGGCACGGGTGGTGCGCACCGCCGGCAGCGTCGACCAACGCAGCCGCATGCTCGACCTCATCGCGCGCGTCGACGATCCCTTCCGGCGCCGTCCCGGAGCCTCCGGACCGCCTCTCCCGATGGGCTTGTTCGTCGATGCGGAGATCGCCGGCCGCGAAGTCGAGGAGGTCTTCGTCCTGCCCCGCGGCGCCCTGCGCGAAGGCCAACAAGTACTGGTCCTGGACCAGGACCAGCGGCTGCGCTTCCGCACCGTCGAGGTGCTCCGCACCAAGGGGGAGGAGGTCTTCGTGAGCGGCGGCCTCGAGGCCGGTGAAGAGATCTGTGTCTCGCCCATCGTGGCCGTCGTCGACGGCATGGAGGTGCGCACCGACAGCACCTCCGGGGAGCCCTCATGA